In Vicia villosa cultivar HV-30 ecotype Madison, WI unplaced genomic scaffold, Vvil1.0 ctg.001856F_1_1, whole genome shotgun sequence, the genomic stretch GCATCTCTTTCTTCAAAGAATTTCAAGTTAGTCTCTTGTTCCCTTTCGTGCAACCTGTAGTTGGTAACCAAAGCATCCTTGTAAAGTTCTGTTGGCACAAATTCAGATAGAAtcaaaggaggttgcttttgaagtGGTGCGACCCTGTCATATGGCAGCAACAAGTTTCCGACCCGCTTTTCAATCCATTTAACATACGGTGTCAGAGCGAGCGATTCTTTCTTCCCTAAATGGGCTCCATAATGCTTACGGATTTTCTTCCAAGCCACAATTATCCTCTTCAATTTTTCTGGATCCGACCCCTTCTCAAAATAGACCGTCTTCGTTACCAAATGATCTGATGGCTTGTCTTTCAAGGTATACCCCAATTGACGCAAGGATACCACGGGATTGTAATTGATGCAGCCTCTAGTACCAACCAAAGGAACATTATCAAACTCACCGCACCCAACTATCACCTCAAAAACGTTGATCCGGTACTTTTGCCACTGAATATCATATGAAGTAAGTGACATAATCCTTTGGGTCCACTTGAGTGTCTCCCTTGTCTTCACAAAAGGTCCTTTGCTGGGCAACAAATAGAGGAACCAGATGAACAACAACTGAAGGCAACAAGTGATAGCACCGCCACCTTTCTCATATCGGGAGTGAATGGCATAATAAGTATCGGCCAACAATGTAGGAATATGATTCTTTCCCATGAAGATATCTACCGCGGCCGAGTCTACAAAATTGGGAACATTCGGGAACATCACAATCCCATAAATGGCCACAGCAAGCAATGCATTGTACACGTTCCAATTCTTTTTCTCAAATTCTTCTCTAGCTTTTCTCACCAAGAACTTCAAAGAGAAACCCGAGACACCTCCATTCGACTTCCAATCATCAGATACTTcttttatgctcaaataaagagcaacaGCGATCAACTTGAAATTCACTTCTTTAGGAATGTCGATGAATGGCACTTCGTCTTTTATCTTGAGATTAAGAATGATAGAGTACTCTTCCAATGTCGGAGCCAACTGGTAATCCTGGAACGTGAAACACCTCATTTCAGGATCATAGAATTGCATCAAAGTTTGCAAAGCAGGAGTATCAACCACGGTTTCCAACAAAGTCAAAATATTCCCATAATTATCTGTGAAATTCTTCAAGCAGAAAGTGGTCATTAACAAACTCAAACCCTCTAATGCGGTCAACGGCTCTCGGAAGAAGCTGTAGGTGTGCGTATGTCTCTTTGCTTCCTTGACAGTATCAATGGGAGTGTCCATCTTTAACTCGAGTGAACTCCTGAATTTCCCTGAAAAACATGACATGCAAATGCTtgttatacatttttttttgcgtttcttttggaaataaatatgctatgatgcaaagtggtgggacttagTGCCGCCCACcgggcattctggactgccggtaacacacataatacaaagccaaaggttcggccccaaatggtataccacacggaatatcaatccacggaaccaaagcccatagtcaataacacactggaatagaacacagattaccactcgaacaagaaccatagtaccccacgaacaggaaccaatagtacactcgaacgagaaca encodes the following:
- the LOC131636913 gene encoding uncharacterized protein LOC131636913, which gives rise to MDTPIDTVKEAKRHTHTYSFFREPLTALEGLSLLMTTFCLKNFTDNYGNILTLLETVVDTPALQTLMQFYDPEMRCFTFQDYQLAPTLEEYSIILNLKIKDEVPFIDIPKEVNFKLIAVALYLSIKEVSDDWKSNGGVSGFSLKFLVRKAREEFEKKNWNVYNALLAVAIYGIVMFPNVPNFVDSAAVDIFMGKNHIPTLLADTYYAIHSRYEKGGGAITCCLQLLFIWFLYLLPSKGPFVKTRETLKWTQRIMSLTSYDIQWQKYRINVFEVIVGCGEFDNVPLVGTRGCINYNPVVSLRQLGYTLKDKPSDHLVTKTVYFEKGSDPEKLKRIIVAWKKIRKHYGAHLGKKESLALTPYVKWIEKRVGNLLLPYDRVAPLQKQPPLILSEFVPTELYKDALVTNYRLHEREQETNLKFFEERDAKMRLMHQLKQVEGASSSLASVQRRPYELLKEDLRHKQQECL